DNA from Tachypleus tridentatus isolate NWPU-2018 chromosome 8, ASM421037v1, whole genome shotgun sequence:
AGTCAAAAGATATAAGGGTAAACAAACTTTTCTCAACAATAAAGTAAGATGGCTTGtctgttaacaaataaatttcttttgAGGGTATCAAACAAAGCAtaatacttgaaaaaaatatgaatggtaaatgaatacaataataccaAATTGTAGGCATACTTCCTTAGTGCAACTAACATATTCtacataagaaaacacattttaaaattgtactcTACATAGAAAGCACATATATCTTCTAACGGTAAATCACTTTTCGAACGCGGTGTCATCTCAAGATACCGCCCGCAGTCGAACAACCCAGAGGGTTTACTAGGTGTTTAAAAGATGCCAATATGACACATTACTTCATGTAGGAAGTGAAATAAGGTAATGTTGCATTAATgtaatagaataaaacattagCGATTTTAATATCTCGCTTTCTCATTATAAAATATTGCTACACTTATAGTGGAGCCCAAAGCTATTCATCTCTACGTAATAAACAAGTATTCATTACAGTAGATACACTTATTTTTGTCAAGGTGTGTCTTCATGGACAATAAATTCAGAGTTGATATAACTCTCCGATGGTTACAAAGTCAACACAATCATAGAATTACTTTTACTAAAAGGTAAGTGAGGGACTTACATCCATGTTCTGGAGAAGGGTAGAAACCTATAGCTATACGTAAATATGACATTCTTATCTTACAAAATACGGTTTGGGTTTTATACTACTCAAAACATATAAACACAAAGCAATACAGCtcgtataataatttaaataagaaagaaGTAGCCAAGAAATGATACTACTTTGTAAGATCCTTTGCTTTAAAGGATTTCACAGAATAGCAGGCTATCCTGCGCCATGGTCTGAAGGCTCACTTGAGCGTCCATGGGCAGCAGTTCCACAGTTAACGGTTCCCCACGCTCCCTACGACAAGACGGGCAATCACAGACTGGACGTTCATCCACGGATTCCAGTTCCTCTTCTGGGTAAGCCGTGTATGCGCTGCCTTTGGTACCAGTCTCTCTGATAGCCAGAGAACTTTCTCGCCGCAGTTTAGCCTCTTGATACTCACGTGCTCTGCACGAGACTGTTTGGCTCACTGGTTTACCACATTTAGGGCATATTCCTGAAGAATTTGACTTCTCTTCACGTTTATGGCTCGACTTAACCCGCGGAAAGAATCGAAACCTCTAAACAGTAAAGGAGAAATTCTCTTagaaacaattatataacaaaacaattattagtttCTAACCTTATTCAGTTGTGAATAAGCAGTTTTTCGTGAGTTTAATATTACTACCATACTATAACTCTGGTTATTATTCGAAATACAGTTGttacattaaaagtttaatatgatatatatatttaagcttTTACGAAAAACTAGTACAACACCTCACGATGGAAACTCTTTAATTTAGAGCTGATCTTTTAACATTtaacaagaaatataaacatgtaaaataaactaGTATAACAGCTCATAATGGAAgctatttattttgtaactgagattttaatatttaaaatggtaCATAAACTTGTAAAAGCTAGTGTAACAGCTCATGATGGCAAATCTTTAATTTGAAGGTGGTATATTTCCTTCTCCACTGAAACGTTTCTCAAGGGTTAGCAAATTGTCtgatatttattaagttaaagttttaaatatcttaatgGTGTTGAAAAACTaatgtaaatacaattaattCGTTTCGTTTTAATATAAGAACTTACAACCAGTTTTAAGGAATcgtactaaaatatttaaactatgtaATGAGAAGAAGTTATAAAAACCTTTAGTTAGAGAATTTTATGCTCTCGTTAGTGATTTACGTGTAAAATTGTCGAGAAAAAAGTATAATACCTTCTTTGTTTCCTTCACTTCAGCCttttcaaacacacaaacacaaaaatcaatcTTCTTATTGTGATCCTGGCTCATGATGAACctgaatattaaacaaacaaccaaacattatttcattaactCCTATTC
Protein-coding regions in this window:
- the LOC143222706 gene encoding uncharacterized protein LOC143222706, whose protein sequence is MSQDHNKKIDFCVCVFEKAEVKETKKRFRFFPRVKSSHKREEKSNSSGICPKCGKPVSQTVSCRAREYQEAKLRRESSLAIRETGTKGSAYTAYPEEELESVDERPVCDCPSCRRERGEPLTVELLPMDAQVSLQTMAQDSLLFCEIL